The Thermodesulfobacteriota bacterium region ATAGGTGAATAGCGATTATGTGAAAAGGAGGAAACAATGAATAGAAAATATTTTTCAAAAAGCTCATCAATTCTATTATTTTTGCTCATATCACTGTCAATAAACCTGCCCACTGGGTTTTCTGAAGAAAAAGAGCAAAAAGCTTCAGACGCAGCCGGAAAGACATTGTATCAACGTCTTGGTGGATACGACGCAGTCGCAGCTGTAGTCGGAGAATTGTTTGCTCGCATGATTCCAAATCAGCAACTAGGTAAATATTTTATCGGCTTGAGCGATGATTCGAAAAAGCGGGTACAGCAACTGACCGTGGATTTCGTATGCAGCGCAACTGGGGGACCCTGTATTTATACCGGTAGAGATATGAAGACATCTCACGAGGGATTGGGGATTACAGACAGCGACTGGGACGTTTCTGTAAATATTCTGGTTGGAATCTTGGATGAGTTTAAGGTGCCAGAACAGGAGAAGAAAGAACTACTTGGTATCGTCTCGGGTCTAAAACCCTCGATTGTT contains the following coding sequences:
- a CDS encoding group 1 truncated hemoglobin, whose product is MNRKYFSKSSSILLFLLISLSINLPTGFSEEKEQKASDAAGKTLYQRLGGYDAVAAVVGELFARMIPNQQLGKYFIGLSDDSKKRVQQLTVDFVCSATGGPCIYTGRDMKTSHEGLGITDSDWDVSVNILVGILDEFKVPEQEKKELLGIVSGLKPSIVEK